From the genome of Gloeomargarita sp. SKYB120:
GGATGTCCGGCATTGTCGGCCTAATTCTGCGAAAATGTAATGCGTTATTTTAACACCCAAATCCAGGATGTCAAGGGCCATGTCCGGTGAAGAATCCCGCATCGAAACCGACAGTTTTGGACAGGTAACAGTGCCCGCCCAGGTCTACTGGGGCAGTCAAACCGCCCGCGCTCTCCACTACTTTGCCATCGGTCACGAAACCATGCCCCTGGCGGTCATTCACGCCCTGGGATTGGTCAAACAGGCCGCCGCCGCCGTCAACCAGGAATTGGGCTGTTTGGCCCCGGAACTGGCCGGTCCCATTCAACAGGCCGCCCAGGAAGTGGCTCAGGGCCAGTGGGATGACCAGTTTCCCCTGCGGGTCTGGCAAACCGGCTCCGGCACCCAAACCCACATGAACGTAAACGAAGTCATTGCCAACCGAGCCAACCAACTGCTGGGACAGCCCCTGGGGACGAAAACACCAGTGCATCCCAACGACCACGTGAATCTAGGGCAATCATCCAACGATGTCTTTCCCACTGCCATGCACATTGCCGCCGTTACCGCTTACCGCACCCAGTTGCAACCAGCCCTGGCGGAACTCCGGCAAGCGCTCCAGGCCAAAGCCCAGGCGTGGCAAGGGATTGTGAAAATTGGCCGCACGCACCTGATGGATGCCGTTCCTCTGACCCTAGGGCAAGAATTCTCCGGCTACGTGGCCCATTTAGACCACCACCAGGCCCACCTGGAAGCCTGTTTACCCCAACTCTACGAACTGGCCATCGGGGGCACCGCCGTGGGCACGGGTCTCAACGCGCATCCCGAATTTGGCCAACGGGTCGCCGCGCGCCTTGCCGAATGGACCAGCATCCCCTGGGTCAAAGCCGCCAATCCCTTCGCGGCGCTGGCGGGTCACGAAGCGCTGGTGCATTTCAGTGGGGCGCTGGCCGCGCTAGCGGGTTCGCTGCTGAAAATCGCCAACGACATCCGCTGGTTGGGGTCCGGCCCCCGCTGTGGGTTGGGAGAACTCCAGCTTCCCGCCAACGAACCGGGAAGCTCCATCATGCCCGGCAAAGTCAATCCTACCCAGGCCGAAGCCTTGATCATGGTAGCGATTCAGGTCATGGGCAACCACACCGCTATCAATTTGGCCCACAGCCAAGGCAACTTGGAACTCAACGTCTGCAAGCCCCTGATCATCTACAACGTGCTGCAATCCATCCAATTACTCGCCGATGCCTGCCGCAGTTTCAGTCGCCATTGTGTCCAGGGATTGACCCCCAACGTGTCCCAAATCGAAACCCACCTCCAGCAGTCATTGATGCTGGTGACCGCTCTCAATCCCCACCTGGGTTATGACCGAGCCGCGCAGGTTGCCCAGAAAGCCTATCGGGAGCAGAAAACCCTCTGCCAAGCGGGTGTGGAATTGGGCTATTTTACCGCCGAGGAATTTGCCGCCTGGGTGCAACCGGAACAGATGACCCGACCCACCCTTTCCGGGGATAATAAAACCAATCCTTTTGCCCAGTCGCTATGAAACACACCCTCTCGGTTCTGGTTGAGGACGAAGCTGGCGTTTTGACACGCATTGCCGGGTTATTTGCCCGCCGGGGATTTAACATCGAAAGCCTGGCGGTTGGACCGGCAGAACAACCGGGGATTTCGCGGATCACGATGGTGGTCCCCGGCGACGAGCGCGCCATCGAACAACTCACCAAACAACTCTACAAACTGATCAACGTCCTGAAGGTTCAAGACATCACCAACATCCCCTGCGTCGAGCGGGAATTGATGCTGCTCAAGGTCAATGCCAACCCCGTCAGCCGCCGAGAAATTATCGAAATTGCCCAGGTGTTTCGGGCGCGGGTTGTGGACTTGGCCGAAGATTCCCTGACGCTGGAGGTCACTGGCGACCCGGGTAAAATGGCCGCAATCATACAGATGTTGCAGAAGTTTGGCATCCGGGAAATGGCCCGCACTGGCAAAATTGCCCTGGTGCGAGAGTCAGGGGTCAACACGGAATATCTCAAAACCTTGGCCCACCGTAGTTCCTGATAGGGGAGTCCTCGCCATTTTCTCCAAAAATCCTCCCGAGACCTAGGAGGCAAAAACCCATTCTGCTATGCTAGGAATTGAACAGTTTCCCAGGAAGAAGATGACAGAAAATCTAGCGGAATTGCCCAAGGAACCCCTGACGGGAAAAGCGCTGCTGAAAAAGTTGGACGAACTGCGTCATCTCCCCCGGCGGGAGAAGGCCAAATACTGTGGCTACTACCGCATCAAAGGCGACCGCATACGGGTTAACGTTTCGGAGTTTATGGATGCGGTCTTGCTCGCCAAAGGGGTAGCGATTGATAATGCCCGTGATGGGCGCGGGCGGGAACCCACCTATCGGGTGACGGTGCATCGCAACGGTCAAATTGTGATTGGTGCCGCCTACACCCAAAAGATGGGTCTCAAGCCGGGGGATGAGTTTGAAATTAAGCCGGGTTATAAACACATCCATCTGACCCAGGTGGAACGGGCCAACGGCAAGACCCTGGCCAGTAAATCCAAAAAAGGCTGAACGCTTTTTCACTCCCTGGTGACCATCACGTTAACGCTCGGTGACCCGGCGGGGATTGGCCCAGAACTGGTGCTCCGTGCGGCGGTTCTCTATCAACCCCGTTGGCCGGTGCAGGTGGTGGGGTCCTGGTCGGTGCTGGTGCAAACCTACGAGCGGCTCCGGCGCTTGGGTCAAACCGCCATGGACCCGGCCCGGTTAGCGGTGGTGGACGTGCCGGCGCCCGAAGCCATTGCCCCTGGGCAACCGTCGGCCCTGACTGGGGCGCTGAGTGTTCAATATTTGGAAGCGGCGTTGGCGCAGGGGTGCCAAGCGCTGGTGACGGGGCCGATTGCCAAGCGCTACTGGCAGGCCGCCGGTTATTGTTATCCCGGACAGACGGAGTTTCTAGCCCAGGCCACAGGTGCGGCCCACACGGGGATGTGCTTTCTGGCCCGTTCGCCCCACACAG
Proteins encoded in this window:
- the fumC gene encoding class II fumarate hydratase gives rise to the protein MSRAMSGEESRIETDSFGQVTVPAQVYWGSQTARALHYFAIGHETMPLAVIHALGLVKQAAAAVNQELGCLAPELAGPIQQAAQEVAQGQWDDQFPLRVWQTGSGTQTHMNVNEVIANRANQLLGQPLGTKTPVHPNDHVNLGQSSNDVFPTAMHIAAVTAYRTQLQPALAELRQALQAKAQAWQGIVKIGRTHLMDAVPLTLGQEFSGYVAHLDHHQAHLEACLPQLYELAIGGTAVGTGLNAHPEFGQRVAARLAEWTSIPWVKAANPFAALAGHEALVHFSGALAALAGSLLKIANDIRWLGSGPRCGLGELQLPANEPGSSIMPGKVNPTQAEALIMVAIQVMGNHTAINLAHSQGNLELNVCKPLIIYNVLQSIQLLADACRSFSRHCVQGLTPNVSQIETHLQQSLMLVTALNPHLGYDRAAQVAQKAYREQKTLCQAGVELGYFTAEEFAAWVQPEQMTRPTLSGDNKTNPFAQSL
- the ilvN gene encoding acetolactate synthase small subunit, with the translated sequence MKHTLSVLVEDEAGVLTRIAGLFARRGFNIESLAVGPAEQPGISRITMVVPGDERAIEQLTKQLYKLINVLKVQDITNIPCVERELMLLKVNANPVSRREIIEIAQVFRARVVDLAEDSLTLEVTGDPGKMAAIIQMLQKFGIREMARTGKIALVRESGVNTEYLKTLAHRSS
- a CDS encoding AbrB family transcriptional regulator, producing MTENLAELPKEPLTGKALLKKLDELRHLPRREKAKYCGYYRIKGDRIRVNVSEFMDAVLLAKGVAIDNARDGRGREPTYRVTVHRNGQIVIGAAYTQKMGLKPGDEFEIKPGYKHIHLTQVERANGKTLASKSKKG